The following are encoded together in the Pseudoalteromonas piscicida genome:
- a CDS encoding Hcp family type VI secretion system effector, which translates to MAIPAYMWLKDDQGNDVKGSVTVAEREGSIEILHFDHELRIPTDNDTGELTGTRKHEPFVITKAVDAATPYMYKACSNGQTLKQLELKWYRIDDTGTEREYFRHTLEDVKITSITPTMHNVKDLDKERYPHLETVHMRYKRITWTYLDGNIEFSDSWTEGR; encoded by the coding sequence ATGGCAATTCCAGCGTATATGTGGTTAAAGGACGACCAAGGTAACGACGTTAAAGGTTCAGTAACTGTAGCTGAGCGTGAAGGTTCAATTGAGATTTTGCATTTCGATCACGAATTGCGTATCCCAACTGATAACGACACGGGCGAGCTAACAGGTACTCGTAAGCACGAGCCTTTTGTTATCACAAAAGCTGTGGATGCTGCTACTCCGTACATGTACAAAGCGTGTTCAAACGGTCAAACATTAAAGCAACTTGAGCTTAAATGGTACCGTATTGATGACACCGGTACTGAGCGTGAGTACTTCCGCCATACGCTTGAAGACGTGAAAATCACTTCAATCACGCCAACAATGCACAACGTTAAAGATTTGGATAAAGAGCGTTATCCTCACCTTGAAACAGTGCACATGCGTTACAAGCGCATCACTTGGACGTACCTAGACGGTAACATTGAGTTCTCTGACTCATGGACTGAAGGTCGTTAA
- the tssE gene encoding type VI secretion system baseplate subunit TssE, with protein MALFDLLAQPSRQAYSDNNLSHLSDSVCKHLTQLLNARRGVLEHLGDYGLPDVEDLYEGLPYSQQTLANEVKRTIEKYEPRITNLIVRPIDIKEENCVIRFEIRAQLKTGEIIRLNTKFASGGKANVNAGGAD; from the coding sequence ATGGCCTTATTTGATTTGCTAGCTCAGCCATCACGCCAAGCCTATAGCGATAACAATTTATCGCATCTAAGCGACAGCGTATGTAAACACCTAACGCAACTGTTGAATGCGCGTAGGGGAGTGCTTGAGCACTTAGGTGATTACGGTTTACCGGATGTGGAAGATTTATATGAAGGACTTCCTTATTCGCAGCAAACACTTGCCAATGAAGTAAAAAGAACCATAGAAAAGTACGAACCAAGAATTACCAACCTCATCGTTCGACCCATCGACATAAAAGAGGAAAACTGTGTGATTCGATTTGAGATAAGAGCGCAATTAAAAACCGGCGAGATAATCAGATTGAATACTAAGTTTGCATCAGGTGGTAAAGCAAACGTCAATGCAGGAGGAGCAGACTAA
- the tssF gene encoding type VI secretion system baseplate subunit TssF: MDMQQYFDAQMRLLTQAGKQFAQQYPEHAGFLNIDALKDRDPHVERLLEGVAYLTAFTQKRLDETLPEVSEQVLRQICPILLNYYPSTTVLEFAPKLTMQGLVSVPKGAKISSHKSDNAPVACHFTTTAETKVLPFEIYSVDYHEIHTGATLNLHLKRLGQGSLDDYDLSKLRVYLRGDTPLCASLYQMMKNPNSAIEVETGKLGSTTQYTLSKSKIDAAFHKDSTGMLPNSEQSHPAYALLLDYFNSREKFYFVELTGLDTLNIDPDTNTISIKIASDIKLPPGNKVNADNILLNCVPAVNIYSVDAEPIRVSENQTEYQLHPVQNKLGESFCYSVKSAQGASSSTGEAIDFVSRYSTVYEDNAHLYSLISRDIGGVSPQTYIQLSMQEVGDITTLSTDLLAHNAAWPRQTLQEGDINAQSADVPSVLSVKNVVRPSKLLNSPDQALHWQLISLLNMRFSQLAEPTQLKKLLALFDWSERSENRNRIESIQGAESKPISLLQKGVFVKGIEIHLTLNEKGFVCTADAYHFCDVLHQFFKLYAPINECLKTRVTLLPSYHEWEWDVTAGDSYQV, from the coding sequence ATGGATATGCAGCAATATTTTGATGCGCAAATGAGGCTGTTAACACAAGCAGGTAAACAATTTGCTCAGCAGTATCCTGAACACGCTGGCTTTTTAAATATTGACGCATTAAAGGATAGAGATCCTCATGTTGAGCGCTTGCTCGAAGGAGTCGCTTACTTAACGGCATTTACGCAAAAGCGATTAGATGAGACGCTACCTGAAGTGTCAGAGCAGGTTCTCAGACAGATTTGCCCAATATTACTAAACTACTATCCGTCCACGACGGTGCTAGAGTTTGCGCCAAAACTCACCATGCAAGGGCTAGTGAGTGTGCCAAAAGGCGCGAAAATCTCTTCTCATAAAAGTGACAACGCGCCTGTGGCTTGCCACTTTACGACCACCGCAGAAACGAAAGTGCTGCCGTTTGAGATCTACTCTGTGGACTATCATGAGATCCATACCGGTGCGACATTAAACCTGCACCTCAAGCGGTTAGGCCAAGGCAGTTTAGATGATTACGATCTCTCTAAATTGCGGGTGTATTTACGTGGTGACACGCCGCTTTGTGCCAGTCTTTATCAAATGATGAAGAATCCAAACTCAGCGATAGAGGTTGAGACAGGAAAACTTGGTAGTACGACGCAATATACCTTGAGCAAGTCAAAAATAGATGCCGCTTTTCATAAAGACAGCACCGGAATGCTTCCGAACAGCGAACAGAGTCATCCCGCTTATGCGTTGCTGCTTGATTACTTTAACTCTCGTGAAAAGTTCTATTTTGTTGAACTAACGGGACTGGATACACTAAATATTGATCCAGACACTAATACCATCAGCATCAAAATAGCCAGTGATATTAAATTACCGCCCGGTAACAAAGTAAACGCGGATAATATCCTGCTTAATTGCGTACCTGCGGTAAATATCTATTCTGTAGATGCCGAGCCTATCCGAGTCAGCGAAAACCAAACCGAATACCAACTGCATCCGGTGCAAAATAAGCTTGGAGAAAGTTTTTGTTATAGCGTTAAGTCGGCACAAGGCGCAAGCAGTAGCACTGGAGAAGCCATCGACTTTGTTTCTCGGTATAGCACGGTATATGAAGATAACGCCCATTTGTATTCACTGATAAGCCGTGATATTGGCGGGGTATCGCCACAGACTTACATTCAGCTTTCAATGCAAGAAGTGGGTGATATTACTACCTTATCGACTGATCTATTAGCGCATAACGCGGCGTGGCCAAGGCAAACACTGCAAGAGGGTGATATTAATGCACAAAGCGCTGATGTGCCGTCGGTGCTTAGCGTTAAGAATGTCGTAAGACCGAGCAAGTTGCTTAATTCTCCTGATCAGGCTTTACATTGGCAGCTCATTAGCTTGTTAAATATGCGTTTTTCTCAGCTTGCTGAGCCAACCCAGTTGAAAAAGCTATTGGCGTTGTTTGATTGGTCGGAGCGCTCTGAAAATCGAAACCGTATTGAGAGTATTCAAGGCGCTGAATCTAAACCTATCTCATTGCTACAAAAGGGCGTGTTTGTTAAAGGGATAGAGATCCATTTAACCCTAAACGAAAAGGGCTTTGTTTGTACGGCTGATGCATATCATTTTTGTGATGTGTTGCATCAGTTCTTTAAATTATATGCGCCAATTAACGAGTGCTTAAAAACCCGAGTTACGCTGCTGCCAAGTTACCACGAGTGGGAATGGGACGTGACGGCAGGCGACAGTTATCAGGTGTAA
- the tssG gene encoding type VI secretion system baseplate subunit TssG: MMEQQNQPIWAKLPEPIAKLMATPWRFSLYKALTLIEQHWASNNELQSGHSHRVEIAPYKELGFPASDVRRCELQVRQRGKLRLETSFLGLYGVDAAMPHYLLEQAAGDEETGARTRAFLDLFNHVLYCQLFQSWKKSQINLAGIGAQQFDQIVAAVFENNQSDKSKLNLISAKQTSAAGLEQVLKQALQDESLTLKDNIVEWEDITEAGKLGSKQSGFSLGGNGVLGKRVLVTGNRICIELGPMDEAEAQLYEPGGVKAKRLSQLLNWHTSTKMNWQLLVQINRQAREGTRLGAGKLGISCAIGKVNARVEKKIYSQSQF; this comes from the coding sequence ATGATGGAGCAGCAAAACCAACCCATTTGGGCAAAATTGCCAGAGCCGATAGCTAAATTGATGGCCACACCATGGCGTTTTAGCTTGTACAAGGCGCTAACGCTTATTGAACAGCACTGGGCCAGCAATAACGAGTTACAAAGTGGCCACAGTCATCGCGTTGAAATTGCACCGTATAAAGAACTTGGGTTTCCAGCGTCAGACGTTAGACGCTGCGAATTACAAGTAAGGCAACGAGGTAAGCTGAGGCTTGAAACGTCATTTCTCGGTTTATATGGTGTTGACGCTGCGATGCCGCACTACTTATTAGAGCAAGCCGCAGGAGATGAAGAGACAGGTGCAAGAACACGCGCATTTTTAGACCTTTTTAATCATGTACTGTATTGCCAGCTATTTCAAAGTTGGAAGAAGTCTCAGATTAATCTCGCAGGCATTGGTGCGCAGCAATTTGATCAAATAGTTGCAGCGGTATTTGAAAATAACCAGTCAGATAAGAGCAAACTAAACCTCATTAGTGCCAAACAAACCAGTGCAGCTGGGCTTGAGCAAGTATTAAAGCAAGCGCTGCAAGACGAAAGCTTAACGCTAAAAGACAATATCGTTGAGTGGGAAGATATTACCGAAGCGGGTAAGTTAGGCTCAAAACAAAGCGGTTTTTCATTGGGTGGTAATGGCGTATTGGGTAAACGCGTGTTGGTCACCGGCAATCGTATTTGCATAGAGCTTGGTCCAATGGACGAGGCTGAGGCGCAGCTATATGAGCCAGGTGGTGTAAAGGCCAAACGTTTATCACAATTATTAAATTGGCACACCTCCACCAAAATGAATTGGCAGCTGTTAGTACAGATCAATCGCCAAGCGCGCGAGGGAACTCGGTTAGGGGCTGGCAAGCTTGGGATAAGTTGTGCGATAGGTAAAGTTAACGCACGCGTAGAGAAGAAAATATATTCACAATCACAGTTTTAA
- the tssH gene encoding type VI secretion system ATPase TssH — protein sequence MDATGIKNLIDKLNHHSATALEAAAGFAASRKHFEVLPEHYLLKLMEEHNDGDVAKILPFFEVDQDALWNSALEFINQQDAGNPSKPVFSRRLYEWLEKAWLSANMRHQNDWITGAALIDSFKDMAIYSPAFGLAREFDKIDTHFLKQNLNKICKGSTERQVFSKPSTDNTVSNSRSQGESALEAFCEDLTEKARSGAIDPVLGRNEEIRLAIDVLCRRRKNNPIFVGEPGVGKTAVVEGLAQRVVEGQVPPELKEVKICVLDMGLLQAGAGVKGEFERRLKQVIDEVKSSATPVILFIDEAHTLIGAGGDAGMGDAANLLKPALARGEVRTLAATTWSEYKKYFERDAALERRFQLIKVDEPTEQAAKLMLTGLKDKYEKHHQIQITDSAIEAAVTLSARYITGRQLPDKAIDVLDTAAAMVRMGPATSPVVIDKAKEQIRYYQSRIERLAIESKLGIADQTCIQSLTDALTQAQEQLAELEQSRELQIDAYNALHGASDEEKPAIRQALAALNQDDNAIFSEVTSDTVAQVIASWTGIPVGNMVKDELENLLKLEQSLAQSVVGQNAGLTAIAQTLRVAKAGVSASSGPLGVFLLAGPSGVGKTETAKHIAELLFGGEKFLTTINMSEYQEAHTVSQLKGSPPGYVGYGEGGVLTEAVRQRPYSVVLLDEVEKAHADVMNMFYQVFEMGVMRDGEGREIDFRNTVIIMTSNLGAEQIINACTPETEQQAIQQMVDGIIQQGVPEDEEAQDSNEEETPFERPSFQQLVSLIKPNLLAHFAPALLARMQVVPFFPLDTDVLKHIVALKLEKVAARLRDNHAIQLRVDQTALDYLADKCAMSDSGARLVNATIEQQILPGIARSILGFMSEEDMPDLLTLTLDENGEIEAVFADLS from the coding sequence ATGGACGCAACAGGCATAAAGAATCTCATAGACAAACTCAATCATCACAGCGCGACAGCGTTAGAAGCCGCGGCTGGATTCGCAGCGAGTCGAAAGCATTTTGAAGTGCTACCAGAGCATTACCTATTAAAGTTAATGGAAGAGCACAATGACGGCGATGTTGCGAAGATCTTACCTTTCTTCGAAGTTGATCAAGACGCATTGTGGAATAGTGCACTCGAATTTATCAATCAACAAGATGCTGGTAACCCGAGCAAGCCGGTTTTCTCCCGTCGCCTCTATGAGTGGTTAGAAAAAGCATGGCTCAGTGCAAACATGCGCCATCAAAATGATTGGATCACAGGAGCCGCGTTGATTGACTCGTTCAAAGACATGGCGATATACAGCCCTGCATTTGGATTGGCGCGCGAGTTCGACAAGATTGATACGCACTTTTTAAAGCAGAATTTAAATAAGATCTGTAAGGGCTCGACTGAGCGCCAAGTATTCAGTAAACCAAGTACTGACAACACGGTGTCGAATAGTCGCTCACAAGGTGAAAGCGCGCTAGAAGCATTTTGTGAAGACCTCACTGAAAAAGCACGTTCTGGTGCAATTGACCCAGTCCTTGGGCGCAACGAGGAGATCCGTCTCGCAATTGATGTGTTGTGTCGTCGCCGCAAAAATAATCCAATTTTTGTCGGTGAACCCGGTGTTGGTAAAACGGCAGTGGTAGAAGGACTTGCTCAGCGCGTTGTTGAAGGGCAAGTTCCGCCAGAACTAAAAGAAGTTAAGATCTGCGTACTGGATATGGGTCTGCTACAAGCCGGAGCCGGCGTAAAAGGTGAATTTGAGCGTCGTCTTAAACAAGTCATTGATGAAGTAAAGAGTTCAGCGACGCCCGTTATCTTATTTATTGACGAAGCGCATACCTTGATTGGTGCTGGTGGCGACGCTGGCATGGGGGATGCCGCGAACCTACTAAAACCAGCGCTTGCACGTGGAGAAGTAAGAACACTTGCTGCGACGACATGGAGCGAATATAAAAAATATTTTGAGCGCGATGCTGCGCTTGAACGCCGTTTTCAATTAATTAAAGTCGATGAGCCAACCGAGCAAGCCGCAAAGCTCATGCTCACGGGTCTTAAAGATAAATACGAAAAGCACCACCAAATTCAAATCACAGACAGTGCAATTGAAGCCGCGGTTACTTTGTCTGCACGATATATCACAGGTAGACAATTACCTGACAAAGCCATTGATGTACTAGATACCGCAGCTGCTATGGTCAGAATGGGACCTGCAACGTCGCCTGTTGTGATTGATAAAGCCAAAGAGCAGATCCGTTACTATCAAAGCAGAATTGAACGCTTGGCAATTGAGTCAAAGCTTGGGATTGCAGATCAAACCTGTATTCAAAGTCTCACCGATGCGCTTACACAAGCCCAAGAGCAGCTTGCTGAGCTTGAGCAAAGCCGAGAACTGCAAATTGATGCTTATAACGCCTTGCACGGTGCGAGTGACGAAGAGAAACCTGCGATTAGACAAGCGCTCGCTGCGTTAAATCAAGATGACAATGCGATTTTCTCCGAAGTGACCAGTGATACAGTAGCGCAAGTGATCGCAAGTTGGACTGGGATCCCTGTTGGTAACATGGTGAAAGACGAGCTGGAGAACTTACTTAAGCTTGAGCAATCACTAGCGCAAAGTGTTGTGGGGCAAAATGCAGGATTGACTGCGATTGCACAAACCTTACGGGTAGCAAAAGCGGGTGTATCGGCCTCATCTGGCCCATTGGGCGTATTCTTATTAGCAGGTCCTTCAGGAGTTGGTAAAACCGAAACTGCAAAACACATAGCCGAACTACTATTTGGTGGCGAGAAGTTCTTAACCACGATAAACATGAGTGAATATCAAGAAGCACACACGGTATCACAACTCAAAGGCTCACCACCGGGCTATGTGGGTTATGGTGAAGGCGGGGTGTTAACCGAAGCTGTGCGTCAACGTCCATATTCTGTGGTGTTACTTGACGAAGTGGAAAAAGCCCACGCAGATGTCATGAATATGTTCTACCAAGTGTTTGAAATGGGTGTAATGCGTGATGGTGAAGGGCGTGAAATCGATTTTAGAAACACGGTTATCATCATGACTTCTAATTTAGGGGCTGAGCAAATCATCAATGCTTGTACACCAGAAACCGAGCAGCAAGCCATACAGCAAATGGTGGATGGGATCATTCAGCAAGGCGTACCTGAAGACGAAGAAGCACAAGACAGCAACGAAGAAGAAACACCGTTTGAGAGACCGAGCTTTCAGCAGCTAGTCAGCTTAATTAAGCCAAACTTGCTCGCGCATTTTGCACCTGCGCTTTTAGCGCGTATGCAGGTTGTGCCTTTCTTCCCGCTTGATACTGATGTGTTAAAACATATCGTGGCACTAAAGCTTGAGAAGGTCGCGGCGCGACTTCGTGACAATCACGCAATACAACTTCGCGTAGATCAAACGGCGCTAGATTATCTAGCCGATAAATGCGCTATGTCTGATAGCGGCGCACGATTGGTTAACGCAACAATTGAACAACAAATTTTACCTGGGATCGCTCGCTCAATTTTGGGCTTTATGAGCGAAGAAGATATGCCAGATCTGCTGACGCTGACACTGGATGAAAATGGTGAAATTGAAGCCGTATTCGCCGACTTAAGCTAA
- a CDS encoding type VI secretion system Vgr family protein, with translation MEMFASLADKLPKANESHFAIEIAGLSGSLFKVLSFESQNDSLCSDYRFDIEVLSEELIEPDLVIGKDVTFSITWAMSDRTVSGIITEYVCHGRSHQGYVYTLSFQSLLVLLKHQRSNRVFTDMPADAIIKSVLDKAGFPSGKLQLKGSSPSLAMTVQYDESDFDFVTRLMRRYGFVYGSTESTGSQANLSVFGSSSDFSSEMEEITLPYASPTGQVRPSESVFAFSKKASLLNSGFRLYDEDYEKACALSVNSNKQTEVGGFGEDCIFAENFMTEGDGDALTKVHQQSIDCQRNLFVIDTDCRALRPGVALTITDHLNYSGRYLVVSVAHKGCQGGSVEYGSKIKGLTYKNQATIIPIDVQFKAPVIKRKKVFASFNATIEQEVDDKGRYKVKLPFNQDGEGEESKPTRLMQHYGGPGGHGMHFPLNKGTEVMVAGENGDLDRPVILGALFNDEALSPVTAENATENKLVTKAENTLLMDDKQGEEKIQLFTKAQENMLEFNATEGSEFIKLETKKGYIDIKSKEAMTLQSQANIVAQADKEISIRAEDAVYIQSIESNIEVNAKEAIQLTADTDIKIQSADSNIQFEAQQSINLEAAQDISYFSVDGNVELAAQNGNFTINADRNISIVGQGSGSIQLSQGGGKIEIDAAGNITIDANNLNLSASNISVSGSAISHN, from the coding sequence ATGGAAATGTTCGCATCACTTGCCGATAAACTGCCTAAGGCAAACGAGAGTCACTTTGCAATCGAAATTGCGGGGTTGTCTGGGAGTTTATTTAAAGTATTGAGTTTTGAATCACAGAATGACAGCTTATGTAGTGACTATCGCTTTGATATTGAGGTGTTAAGTGAGGAACTAATTGAGCCTGATCTGGTGATTGGTAAGGATGTTACATTTTCCATTACGTGGGCCATGTCTGACAGAACGGTTTCGGGAATTATTACCGAATATGTTTGCCATGGTCGCAGTCATCAAGGCTACGTCTATACCTTATCTTTTCAATCACTTTTGGTGTTGCTCAAACATCAGCGATCTAATCGCGTTTTTACCGACATGCCTGCGGATGCAATTATTAAAAGTGTGTTAGACAAGGCTGGGTTCCCGTCAGGAAAATTGCAACTGAAGGGATCATCACCATCCCTTGCCATGACAGTGCAATACGACGAGAGTGATTTTGACTTTGTAACGCGTTTAATGCGCCGCTACGGTTTTGTTTACGGCAGCACAGAGTCAACGGGTAGCCAAGCCAACCTGTCGGTGTTTGGCAGCAGCAGTGATTTTTCTTCAGAGATGGAAGAGATCACCTTGCCTTATGCGTCACCTACCGGACAAGTTAGACCGAGTGAGTCTGTCTTTGCCTTTTCTAAAAAAGCGAGCCTACTAAATAGCGGCTTTAGGCTGTATGACGAAGACTATGAAAAAGCCTGCGCACTGTCTGTAAATAGTAATAAGCAAACAGAGGTTGGCGGCTTTGGTGAGGACTGTATATTTGCTGAAAACTTCATGACTGAAGGAGATGGCGATGCACTTACCAAAGTACACCAGCAAAGCATTGATTGTCAGCGTAATCTTTTTGTAATCGATACCGACTGTCGAGCGCTTCGTCCGGGCGTAGCTTTAACCATAACCGATCACCTTAATTACAGCGGTCGATACTTGGTGGTGTCTGTTGCCCACAAAGGCTGCCAAGGCGGTAGTGTTGAATACGGTTCCAAGATAAAAGGCTTAACCTATAAAAACCAAGCGACGATTATCCCAATTGATGTGCAGTTTAAAGCGCCTGTTATTAAGCGCAAAAAGGTTTTTGCATCGTTTAACGCCACGATTGAGCAAGAAGTGGATGACAAAGGGCGCTATAAAGTCAAGCTGCCATTTAACCAAGATGGTGAAGGAGAAGAGAGTAAACCGACTCGGCTTATGCAGCACTATGGTGGGCCTGGCGGGCACGGCATGCACTTTCCTTTAAACAAAGGAACTGAGGTTATGGTGGCGGGCGAAAATGGTGACTTAGACAGACCGGTTATTCTCGGTGCGCTATTTAACGATGAAGCACTAAGCCCGGTGACTGCCGAGAATGCTACTGAAAATAAATTGGTAACAAAGGCAGAAAACACCTTGTTGATGGATGACAAACAAGGCGAAGAGAAAATCCAACTGTTCACCAAAGCGCAAGAAAATATGCTCGAATTTAATGCCACAGAAGGCAGCGAATTTATCAAGCTTGAAACCAAAAAAGGTTACATCGATATTAAATCGAAAGAAGCGATGACGCTGCAATCACAAGCGAATATTGTGGCACAAGCCGACAAAGAAATAAGCATTCGCGCAGAAGATGCGGTGTATATCCAAAGTATTGAGTCCAATATTGAGGTCAATGCCAAAGAGGCAATTCAACTCACCGCAGACACCGATATTAAAATCCAGTCTGCTGACAGCAATATTCAATTTGAAGCACAACAATCTATCAATCTTGAGGCCGCGCAAGACATCAGTTACTTCAGTGTTGACGGTAACGTTGAGCTTGCGGCGCAAAATGGTAACTTCACTATCAATGCCGATAGAAACATTTCTATCGTTGGCCAAGGTAGCGGCTCAATTCAGCTCTCCCAAGGCGGCGGTAAAATAGAAATTGATGCGGCAGGTAATATTACCATTGATGCCAACAACTTGAACTTAAGCGCCAGTAATATTTCAGTGTCTGGCTCTGCAATTAGCCATAACTAA
- a CDS encoding DUF2169 family type VI secretion system accessory protein, which produces MLVNESEWQSSTVEAWDEEKDPIVVIAVKQNFEYDVKGNVYPDPTGAPVVLADDFDGEGLEASLTAVSEVQPYKTGFEVYGELTCFPPTDKQARVIEVGLKLGCNDRVFVDKLLRVTGERVWKRSLFGPVASDPQVLSSCVLNYQLAYGGTSLSDEEQVSTQNPLGRGYKLKNKEAKGQPLPQVEYANQVLKKPSHDTAVASFAAIPPFWSPRSDKLPEVDEARALAGKFPFKAAVPAAHYQVAPLDQQTPNPFSDGWWIDMMGLTPDLPYGQSLKLTLPRIVPSCRLVNGPNATPIDMQCDTLVIDSQTQQFSLIWRGRVKKSQTGSNSVFLVEEAQAQGVAHAV; this is translated from the coding sequence ATGCTAGTGAATGAATCCGAGTGGCAAAGTAGCACGGTTGAGGCTTGGGATGAGGAAAAAGATCCCATCGTAGTCATCGCTGTGAAGCAGAACTTTGAATACGACGTAAAGGGTAACGTGTATCCCGATCCAACTGGAGCGCCGGTTGTACTTGCTGATGACTTTGACGGTGAAGGGCTTGAAGCCAGCCTAACCGCTGTTAGCGAAGTTCAGCCCTATAAAACCGGTTTTGAAGTATATGGTGAATTGACCTGTTTTCCACCAACCGACAAGCAAGCGCGAGTGATTGAAGTTGGGCTCAAACTCGGCTGTAACGACAGGGTCTTTGTTGATAAATTACTGCGAGTTACTGGTGAGCGTGTGTGGAAGCGCTCTCTATTCGGGCCCGTGGCGAGCGATCCACAAGTATTATCGTCCTGTGTATTAAATTACCAACTTGCCTATGGCGGCACAAGTCTGTCGGACGAAGAACAAGTTTCAACCCAAAATCCCCTTGGTCGTGGCTATAAGCTCAAAAATAAAGAAGCGAAAGGCCAGCCATTGCCGCAAGTGGAATATGCCAATCAGGTATTAAAAAAGCCGAGCCACGACACTGCGGTTGCAAGTTTTGCAGCGATCCCACCATTTTGGTCGCCAAGGAGTGACAAACTCCCAGAGGTTGACGAAGCCCGAGCCCTCGCGGGTAAGTTTCCATTTAAAGCAGCAGTCCCTGCTGCGCATTATCAAGTCGCGCCGCTAGACCAACAAACTCCAAACCCGTTTAGTGATGGCTGGTGGATTGATATGATGGGCTTGACGCCAGATTTACCTTATGGACAAAGCCTAAAGCTAACGTTGCCCAGAATCGTGCCTAGCTGTCGTTTGGTTAATGGCCCAAACGCCACGCCTATTGATATGCAGTGTGATACGCTGGTAATTGACTCGCAAACACAACAGTTTTCATTAATATGGCGAGGAAGGGTAAAAAAGAGCCAAACAGGCAGTAACAGTGTGTTCTTAGTAGAAGAGGCGCAAGCGCAAGGAGTGGCACATGCAGTTTGA
- a CDS encoding DUF4150 domain-containing protein: MSFIAAVKGKEPDSIQYDQDAMSATLRVGGSVSWRHNNPALLKLTIAAKNNGAIGCVNGIAVFPDKASGENAFIDEIARAKYGDMMLGEMITEFASDYIVPPPNWNDEKNEPILPHQEPDTGMDMHKPVDNARAFLDLVERKIGWQAGTEEQIEKDVDSEAQQVGIVSGQNVLINGRTAVHKDSGGMLNTIDVCWTKIGKVVVPIPYSNLAKSGDAASTASSVKINGNPAANIKSNFSKSTGDQPGKKKGIASGTIKGKAEFITSSFDVYIEGKPAVRQGDLMISNSKNTSPSPLNQPGGATPSSLSVAKRDASPDKSGSKKLKVSVSGKEYYKDGVKLG; the protein is encoded by the coding sequence ATGAGCTTTATCGCAGCAGTAAAGGGAAAAGAGCCAGATTCGATTCAGTACGATCAAGATGCCATGTCTGCTACGCTGAGAGTAGGTGGGAGTGTGTCGTGGCGACATAATAATCCTGCGTTATTGAAGCTTACTATCGCAGCGAAAAATAATGGTGCCATTGGTTGTGTAAATGGGATAGCCGTATTTCCTGATAAAGCAAGCGGTGAAAACGCATTTATAGATGAGATTGCACGCGCTAAATATGGCGATATGATGCTGGGTGAAATGATAACCGAGTTTGCCAGTGACTATATTGTTCCACCGCCCAACTGGAACGACGAAAAAAACGAGCCAATTTTACCTCATCAAGAGCCAGATACTGGCATGGACATGCACAAACCGGTTGACAATGCTCGAGCATTTTTGGATTTGGTTGAGCGCAAAATAGGATGGCAAGCTGGCACTGAGGAACAAATTGAAAAAGATGTAGATAGCGAAGCACAGCAGGTAGGCATCGTAAGCGGCCAAAACGTATTAATTAATGGTCGCACCGCAGTCCATAAAGACAGTGGTGGCATGCTAAATACCATAGATGTGTGCTGGACTAAAATTGGCAAAGTTGTTGTGCCAATTCCTTATAGCAATCTTGCTAAGTCCGGTGATGCAGCGAGCACGGCAAGCTCGGTAAAAATCAATGGCAATCCCGCAGCAAATATCAAAAGTAACTTTTCAAAAAGCACAGGTGACCAACCCGGTAAAAAGAAAGGCATTGCCAGTGGCACAATCAAAGGCAAAGCAGAGTTTATTACCAGCTCTTTTGATGTGTATATCGAAGGAAAACCTGCAGTTCGCCAAGGAGATCTTATGATCTCTAACAGTAAAAACACGTCGCCTTCTCCCCTTAACCAACCGGGCGGTGCTACCCCTAGCTCACTGTCAGTGGCAAAAAGAGATGCAAGCCCCGATAAATCAGGAAGTAAAAAGTTAAAAGTAAGCGTATCAGGTAAAGAGTATTACAAGGATGGAGTGAAACTAGGATGA